The proteins below are encoded in one region of Borrelia duttonii Ly:
- the zwf gene encoding glucose-6-phosphate dehydrogenase — MSGKNVSNFDVVIFGVTGNLARKKLIPSLFNLYKDGYISNFRIIGFARKNFTDEELKNYIKDALWQEEFTALVDNFLQFVIYLSGDFRDKNAYLKLLSLLSNREKIYYLATSPEFYESIIENLKLYLCDDTSYLSKIILEKPFGSDLDTARFLNSLLYSVFKEEQIYRIDHYLGKETVQNIFTFRFGNSIFENIWNNRYVDFVQITVAEEIGIDGRAEYYDSVGALRDMVQNHILQLLSLIAMEPPIGFNADFIHDEKVKVLKSLRKFNQDTMKDNIIKGQYVCSKVQGVSRKGYRKEANFLCNSDTETYLAMKLFIDNWRWSGVPFYIRTGKALVRKFSEIYIQFKKPNFTIFNTGLSNLANALVFRIQPRDGIEIKFNTKKPGYNYEIQEANMEFSYHASFNKFFGESYERLLFDAFLGDRTLYARNDEIDSSWEFVSDILDKWGNIENMDYFYGSEGPIEANLILEKDHFWRKM; from the coding sequence ATGAGTGGAAAGAATGTATCTAATTTTGATGTTGTAATTTTTGGTGTTACTGGTAATTTGGCTAGAAAAAAACTTATTCCTTCGCTTTTTAATTTGTATAAAGATGGTTATATTAGTAATTTTAGAATTATTGGATTTGCACGAAAAAATTTTACCGATGAAGAACTTAAAAATTATATTAAGGACGCTTTGTGGCAAGAAGAGTTTACTGCTTTGGTTGATAATTTTTTACAATTTGTTATTTATTTATCAGGAGATTTTAGAGATAAAAATGCTTATTTGAAATTATTATCTCTTTTGAGTAATAGAGAGAAAATATATTATCTTGCGACATCTCCTGAATTTTATGAATCAATAATTGAAAATTTAAAGTTGTATTTATGTGATGATACTTCATATTTATCTAAGATTATTCTTGAGAAACCTTTTGGCAGTGATCTTGATACTGCTAGGTTTTTAAATTCTCTTCTCTATTCTGTATTTAAAGAAGAGCAAATCTATAGAATAGATCATTATTTAGGGAAAGAAACAGTTCAGAATATTTTTACATTTAGATTTGGGAATTCTATTTTTGAGAATATTTGGAATAATCGTTATGTAGATTTTGTTCAAATTACAGTAGCAGAAGAAATTGGTATTGATGGTAGGGCTGAATATTATGATTCTGTTGGAGCATTAAGGGATATGGTTCAAAATCATATTTTGCAGCTCTTAAGTCTTATTGCTATGGAACCTCCTATTGGGTTTAATGCTGATTTTATTCATGATGAAAAGGTTAAAGTTTTGAAAAGTTTAAGAAAGTTTAATCAAGATACTATGAAAGATAATATTATTAAAGGTCAATATGTGTGTTCTAAAGTACAAGGTGTTTCTAGAAAGGGATATAGGAAAGAAGCTAATTTTTTGTGTAATTCAGATACGGAAACCTATTTGGCTATGAAATTATTTATTGATAATTGGCGTTGGTCTGGTGTTCCTTTTTATATTAGAACAGGAAAAGCACTTGTTAGGAAATTTTCAGAGATATATATTCAGTTTAAAAAGCCTAATTTTACTATTTTTAATACTGGACTATCTAATCTTGCAAATGCTTTGGTTTTTAGAATACAACCGAGAGATGGAATTGAAATTAAATTTAATACTAAAAAACCAGGTTATAATTATGAAATTCAAGAAGCTAATATGGAATTTTCTTATCATGCTTCATTTAATAAATTTTTTGGTGAGTCTTATGAGAGATTACTTTTTGATGCCTTTTTAGGTGATAGAACTTTGTACGCTCGTAATGATGAGATTGATAGTTCTTGGGAATTTGTGTCAGATATTCTTGATAAATGGGGAAATATAGAGAATATGGATTATTTTTATGGATCTGAAGGACCAATTGAAGCCAATTTGATATTGGAAAAGGATCATTTTTGGCGCAAAATGTAA